The DNA sequence GagactatcgagccagacaggtaccatgccggtcatgtgtatttctatccatcatggttggtagatgatatagcgggagacATCAAGCAAGGGATCAATTTGGAAAATAGGATCATTGATGATGCTGTCGAGGCACATGTCAAGTATAGAAGGCTTCACAAAagggttttcgagtctgaagctagacatCTGGAaaaacataaagtggacatggaggcAATTAATGAATGGAAGGAAATCGCTACTAAGTCCACCgagagattggaatatttggagaaagGGTtgatggagtttgagggaaagatgaggaagaggctttccgattgtcagaacacggatggcaatgaaggagggcatctagcaaaggcTTACCTATTGTTGGATATGTGTGACCTGGGGAACCAGATTGACggagtcaagagagccaagcatggagaaggtccctcagGGACCAAATAGATTTagcaaatgatgttctttactattTTCTAGCTTAGTTTAGATTTCAATTGGAATAAGGCTAAACGCCATTAGTAActtcattattattgttgatttagtaAAAGTTTGGCTCGttttcacattaatgaaatgatgcaatattggcatcaattttctccgaGTCTatatgtcgcttaggcctacctcgggcacaatgaggtccccaattaGGACGCGACTTATTGTATGATTTTACAGAacatgtttaaatactgcaagcattctttcaaatATCCCTATtgacttggttacctttgtttgtttttctttcttttgattattcccattcccaaggttggttcgtgcatactggcatcatctgcATATCACACTATATCTAGAGGTCcttcacctcctcctccaccaagtgatcttaaaggcagaagcaaagggaaaggaaaaatggatgaTTTGAGCGGTATCAGAAAAGACAATGCTACTATAGCAGAAAATGTTTAAACTTCAGATGGCCGAAGTATTCCGGCACAGAACGAATTGGTCTTACACCTGGAACAAAAAATCCTGGAGCTACAAGGAGAATTTGAGCAGGTCCAAAACTTGGCAAatctttccctcaccctaaacgtccctgaTATCAACCAAAAAATCCAAATGCCCAAAACCCGGCACCACCCCAAAACACACAGGACCAAAACCCACCGCTGAATCCTCCCGCACAACATCAATACACCACAGctcctcagaaccacaaccctctACCAGTACCTACTCCTCAATAACACCACCATCATCCGactcaatacccgcaaaccactacttatcacGCTCCCCAGAATGCGCCACAACCTACTcttgatccccaaaactcaaccaatgaccatccttatgcccagattcccggagtTCACCAAagtaatcccatatatgtggaaactttaccctacaccccacaacaaaccctatataTACCGGAATcaaccgagaaggacctgctcatcaagaacatggcggaagaaATCAGGAAGCTCACTGGCAGAGTTCAGAGCGTCGAAGGTGGTAAGGGAACTgaaggtttgaattatgaggacTTATGCATTCAACCAGATGTGGAAATGCCGGatggttacaaacctcccaagttctaattgttcgatggaactggtgatccgaaggtacaTCTAAGGACATATTATGACAAACTTGTAGGAGTGGGAAAAGATGAACGAATATGTATGAAGCCTCATAGGAGATgctttgtcttggtacatcagtcaaaacccgaagaagtgtgttaattgggtgagcatggcatcatatttcatggatagattcaggttcaacagagaaaatgcaccagatgttttctacattcaaaatctcaaaaagaaaccaacagaaactttccgcgagtatgctactcggtggagatctgaagctgcaaaggtaaggccagcgcttgaagaagaacaaatgaataagttcttcgtcagagctcaagacctgcagtactatgaaaggctgatggttattgaaaaccataaattctcTGATATCATCAAGCTGGGAGAAAGAATACAAGAAGGAATTAAGAGTGGAATGGCGACAAATTTCGAAGCACTACAAcgcctataacacccaacccgcataTTATCACTCACCACCATCCGcccgccaaaattaccaaaaaccaagACCAAACTTCGACCACAGActacccagacaatacactccaaTCGTTGAACCCATATaccaactgtatgagagactgaaggctactggttatgtcactcccattcccgccGTTTCTATGAAAAACTCTTCTCAGTGGATTAACCCAAACaggacatgtgcctatcactcaggcatgaaaggcTATACCATTGATGAGTGTCGCACTCTGAAGGACAAGATTCAGACATTGATCGACACCAAGGTCATACAGGCAAAAGAAGCCGCACCCAATGTTCGTAACAATCCTCTTCTggatcacagaggtgagggagtgaatgtgatagagacTGATTAGTAATGGGATCCGGAAGGGTCAGTTGGACTCATTCGGGAGGGGAATGATCCTAAAACACCTCCAGTCATCCTCACACcaattgtggtacaaacccagtcACCGCTTGAAGTCGAGGTAACCGCACTAACACCGTTTGAAGTTGAGGTAAccacacccttcactgtgatAGTAGCACCCAcaccatcttacaagtctgatgttataccatgggattatgttgctaaagcgagaaggaaaggaaaagcaaaaatggaagaaacagatACAACAtaaggcatgaccagaactggcAGGGTTTATACACCAGAGcacttgggaggaacaagcaaggagGTTGCATCTAAGCCGCCTGTCATTGAAACTGGCCCTGACGACCTTTGGAGAAAAGTGCAAGCAAGATAATACTCTGTGATTGACCATTTGAACAAAAATCCCGCTCAGATATCTATCTTGTCACTACTACAAAACTCTGAGAcacacaagaatgccttgatgaaggtacttagtgaagcctatgtacccaccAACATCACTAGTGAAGAAATAGCCAACATGGTCGGGCAGGTATtggaaagccacaaaatcaccttttatgaagacgagctgccatcataaggactaagtcacaatagggcactacatatcacagtgcaatttgaagataaattcatcgccagggtcctgatagatgggggttcgagtctcaatatatgtccactaaccactctgaagagattgggtaaaggcctgcacgataTACGAGCAGGAAACATGAATGTAAAGGAGTTTGATGGATCTCAAAAAGCCACAATAGGAGAAATCAACCTCAGACTAcatatgggcccaacctggttcgatgttgagtttcaagtgatGGATATATCTACTACCTAcaatctattgttgggacgaccctgGATATATGCCGCTGGGGCAGTGGCATCTACTCTGCATCAGGCCGTGAAGTTTGAATGTAACCACCAGGAGGTGATCATACACGGAGACGGAAGTAATTCAATTTATACCAATCAGACTGTTCCGGTTATCGATAATAGGAAGAAGttaggtggagaaacataccatcgtaTTGAGCACGTCAACAcaattaaaaaggaaaaatagtggagcaacaagatagaaagcatactactATGGACATggtatgaacctggcaagggtctcggcaagagcctccaagggatcaccaaaccggtACAACCGAAGCATCATGGTACAACTTTCGGACTCGGGTACGAATATACTTGGCAAGAGTGCCaggattggtcgccaccatggtgCGGTCCTTATTATTCACTGGAATAACCGGTACCACATTTGCACcagacatttcatcaagctgacatgatatgAGAGTCTGAGGAAGATGAAGCCTTACCTGGCATAAGGAAGCTATTTCTGGATgacgaagacatggattgcagtgcgatagttgaggaggaggaggaggaggaggaaaaccttaccattcagaccgtTGAAAAAGGAGCTACTCTGAAGAATTGGACTGCTACACCATCCCGGGCctatcgagttcctgggtagcctggcaattagcatcaattattttaaaGCAATCTTTTGAGCATCTATgatattttcagtattttgttttgaacgtattttgttttgaaataattgctcaagtcatcgagccgtacttgttgacatttttcaaattttattaatgcattgctatttttaatatttattgttattctttacattttttctctctacaacattattattacctatcccgatgaacatacgattgtgacatgtaatgaggcaACAcgacataaggataatgattcagaggatctggaagatgacataatacctaaggaaattgtcagagaagtgaaaaactttgaaaacaagcctaagtctaatttggatgagactgagatAGTTAACTTAGGGGACTCCGAAATGGTCAATGAAACACgtataagcattcacctatcaccatcagagaaggaaATTAATGTCCGATTCCTAAAAGAGTAtgaagatatctttgcatggtcccataatgatatgactggtttgagcacatccatagtggctcacaagctacctaccaatcccatgtgtccaccggtaaaatAGAAGCTCGAAAAATTCAAGCCacatatgagtttgaagataatagaggaggtcaccaagcaaatcaaagtcaaggttctcagagtggttgaaaatccgacttggttggccaacattatgctggttccgaagaaagatgggaaagtaagagtgtgtgttgattatcgaGATTTAAACAGGACGAGTCCTAAAGATGATTTTCCATTGCCCAATATACATATACTGattgacaattgtgccaagcatgaactccagtcctttgtggattgcttcgcggggtatcatcagatctggatggatgaagatgataccgaaaagacagcctttatcacaccatgtgGAAtatactgctataaaatgatgtcgtttggtttgaagaatgctggagccacttacatgagaaccatgacaaccattttccacgatatgatacacaaggaaatagaggtgtacgcgGATGACATCATCATTAAATCCAGAAGAAGCACAAATCatatagcagacttgaggaaattctttgatcgacttCAAAGGTACAATCTGAAACTGAATCCTACAAAGTGTGCCTTCAGAGTCCCTGCCGGACAATtgctaggattcatcgtcagtcgtCGAGGGATTGAATTTGACCCATCAAAgatcaaagctatccaggacttgccaccgccgaagaataagaaagatatgaTGAGCTTCTTAGGGCGTCTCAACTACATCAGtcatttcatagcacaatcaaccgtgatctgtgagccgatcttcaaaatgctgaagaaagatgctacaacaagctggactgaagaatgtcagaaagctttcgacaaaatcaaggagtatttatccaaACCGTCCGTTCTGGTCCCACCAGAGCTAGGAAGACCACTGTTGCTTTATTTATTTGTATTGGATGGAGCTTTTGGTTGCGTTTTGGGACAACTTGATGAAACTGGAAGAAAGGAGcaggcaatatattatttgagcaagaaattcacaccTTACGAAGCCCGGTACTCTTTGTTGGAGCGCACCTACTGTGCTTTaacatggatagctcaaaagttTAGGCATTATTTCCATgcatataccacatatctcatatcaaggatggatccgctaaaatacatcttctAGAAACCCATGCCGACGGGAAAGtaagcaaaatggcagatattgctgagtgaatttgacatcatctatgtaactcagaagagggtaaaagggcaagcattggcagatcatttggcagaaaatcctgtggacggagaatacgaaccattgaaaatgtattttcccgatgaagaggtatcattcgtaggagaagatatcaccgaagcaTATGATGGTTTGAGAATGTTCTTCAACggagctgcaaacttcaaaggagtgggtatcagagctgtcttagtatcagaaactgGCCAACACTATCTGGTATCtacaaaactcaggtttccatgtaccaacaatatggcagaatgtgaggcttgcatcttgggactcaggttggccattgacatgaatgttcaggagttgctggtgaTTAGAGATTCCGATCTTTTGGTGCATCAGgttttaggagaatgggctaccaagaataccaaaatattaccatatctgtactgtgtacaagagctgatcaagacGTTCATGAAGATAGAGTTTAAACATGTTCCGAGGATtcaaaatgagttcgcagatgcattggccactttgtcttccatgatacaacacccagacaagaacttcatcaatcctatcccaataggaattcataaacaaccgacttattgtgctcatgttgaagaagaaagtgaCGGGAATCcttggttccacgacatcaaagaatacttg is a window from the Nicotiana tomentosiformis chromosome 10, ASM39032v3, whole genome shotgun sequence genome containing:
- the LOC138899820 gene encoding uncharacterized protein — translated: MYFPDEEVSFVGEDITEAYDGLRMFFNGAANFKGVGIRAVLVSETGQHYLVSTKLRFPCTNNMAECEACILGLRLAIDMNVQELLVIRDSDLLVHQVLGEWATKNTKILPYLYCVQELIKTFMKIEFKHVPRIQNEFADALATLSSMIQHPDKNFINPIPIGIHKQPTYCAHVEEESDGNPWFHDIKEYLAKGEYPEYATHTQKRTLRRLANHFFQNGGILYRRTPDLGLL